The genomic interval TTAATTTCATCATCATTGACAACCTTCGGGGTACTTAAAAACTGCATAATCGCGTCAGCAGGGATTTTTTTCAATGCCTCCTCAATGTCTTCAATACGAGTACGTGGGTATAATTTCAACTCGCGTCGATAAACATTACGCGGGGTTAATGATTTTGACGATTGCTTGGACAAGTTGCCTGTCGAGGCATTCGTATTTTTTTTCGTATTTTTTTTCGTCTTGAGGTCAGGGTCTTCACCTGCGATCACAGTAAGACTTAAAAGTAGCCCTGCTAGACCTGTTAATTTTTTTAAAAATGCCATTGTTTAACTCGATTGTTCTTCAATTTGATAATATCTGGATGTAAAGTCTAGATGAATTCAGATAGAATACTAGTATTAAAATAATTATGGAGAAATTGGTGGCCATCTTACCTATTCTTGAGTTCCCTGATGAGCGTTTACGCAAAAAAGCAGCGGTTATCAAAAAAGTAGATAAAAAAATTAAAAAACTTGTCGATGATATGACTGAAACCATGTATGAAGCGGAAGGAATAGGTCTTGCCGCAACACAAATCAATCATCATCTACGGTTAATTGTTATTGATATTAGTGAAAATAAGGATACCTGTTTATGCCTTATTAACCCTGAAATCATTGAAAAAGAAGGTATTGAAGAATCCGAGGAAGGCTGTTTATCCGTGCCTAATTTTTTTGAAATAGTTCAACGGGCTGAACGGATTAAAATTAAAGCCCTAGATCGCGAAGGACAGCCTTATGAATTAGAGGCTGAGGGCTTGTTAGCTGTCTGCATTCAACATGAAATGGATCATTTAAAAGGCACGTTATTTGTAGATTATTTATCCGCCTTAAAACGCCAACGAATTAAAACCAAGTTAGAAAAAATTCACCGAAAAAATCGTAAATAGCCTGACTATTATTCCATTTTTTTAAATTTGATGACCACTGCTCCAGTGAAGTTTTTTGCGTAATATATCAAAAAAATCATAGTCTTGAGGGTGTAACATTTTAATAGACATCGACGATTTACTGATTAAAATTTTATCACTCATGCGGACCTCGGGAATATCAAGATAATCACAGGTTACTTGAGCATTAATTTGTTTTGACTGACAAAAACTAATTTCAATTTTACAATCATCATTCACCACAATAGGGCAATTTGATAAGGTGTGAGGGTTTAAAGGGACTAAAACAAACGCACTCAAGCTCGGATGTAAAATAGGCCCACCTGCCGAAAGTGCGTAGGCTGTTGACCCTGTTGGCGTAGAAACAACCAAACCATCGGAACGTTGTGAATTAAGAAATTTACCGTCAACGTGAGTGACAATCTCAATCATACTTGGGGTTATCCACCGATGGATAACCACTTCATTCAACGCGGTTTCTTCATGAATAATATGCGCATCACGAACAATTTGAGTTTGCAAAAAATAACGACGTTCTTCTTTGTAATTACCTAAGAGTATTTCGGTTAA from Methylococcales bacterium carries:
- the def gene encoding peptide deformylase, which encodes MAILPILEFPDERLRKKAAVIKKVDKKIKKLVDDMTETMYEAEGIGLAATQINHHLRLIVIDISENKDTCLCLINPEIIEKEGIEESEEGCLSVPNFFEIVQRAERIKIKALDREGQPYELEAEGLLAVCIQHEMDHLKGTLFVDYLSALKRQRIKTKLEKIHRKNRK
- a CDS encoding NAD(+) kinase, whose product is MPVQFKTIGIIGKPSDSSIAKTLMTLFQFLKQQHYQIIVAKNSAPFIDDPSIDAYPIETLGAHCDLMIAAGGDGTFLLAARWSAVYNVPLIGINLGRIGFLVDISPKKMCDYLTEILLGNYKEERRYFLQTQIVRDAHIIHEETALNEVVIHRWITPSMIEIVTHVDGKFLNSQRSDGLVVSTPTGSTAYALSAGGPILHPSLSAFVLVPLNPHTLSNCPIVVNDDCKIEISFCQSKQINAQVTCDYLDIPEVRMSDKILISKSSMSIKMLHPQDYDFFDILRKKLHWSSGHQI